A single region of the Malaclemys terrapin pileata isolate rMalTer1 chromosome 4, rMalTer1.hap1, whole genome shotgun sequence genome encodes:
- the LOC128835299 gene encoding zymogen granule membrane protein 16-like: MLQFLLLVAIGASICRGQDQAVAASFSGLYGGTGGDEFSQTNFEIVGPITAMKIWTGILTLHGIQVRYGNAWSSVNGAAWGTLVQMDLEPGESVVQVQGSYSYWVVTSLTFTTSLGRTFLFGNQSGGTFLALPPAPGSVLRAVSGRAGSYLYAIGFHWGASPAKGVPCST, encoded by the exons atgctccagttccttctcctcGTGGCGATTGGCGCCAGCATCTGCAGAG GTCAAGACCAAGCTGTAGCAGCCTCGTTCTCCGGGCTCTATGGAGGCACCGGGGGGGACGAATTCTCCCAAACCAATTTTGAGATTGTTGGGCCCATCACTGCAATGAAGATCTGGACGGGCATCCTGACCCTCCATGG GATCCAGGTTCGCTACGGGAACGCGTGGAGCAGTGTGAACGGGGCGGCCTGGGGCACGCTGGTGCAGATGGACCTGGAGCCGGGCGAGAGTGTCGTGCAGGTTCAGGGCAGCTACAGTTACTGGGTCGTCACCTCGCTGACCTTCAccaccagcctgggccgcaccttcCTGTTCGGGAACCAGAGCGGGGGCACCTTCCTggcgctgcccccggccccgggctccGTGCTGCGAGCCGTCAGCGGCCGGGCCGGCTCCTACCTCTACGCCATCGGCTTCCACTGGGGCGCCTCCCCCGCCAAGGGGGTGCCCTGCAGCACCTGA